In Chiloscyllium plagiosum isolate BGI_BamShark_2017 chromosome 18, ASM401019v2, whole genome shotgun sequence, a single genomic region encodes these proteins:
- the glyctk gene encoding glycerate kinase, translating to MITAFGRYFWLHFNHQHIYKTWKPKKLHLHSASVINKEMSLRQHGLQIFQAAINAVLPQNMIKKNINIEGDRLMIQNQCFPVHKNVYLVGFGKAVLGMAAAMEEILGDHLLQGVISVPLGIQKILSETGKEDMLLKPQTKIQAMEGAKHNLPDENSLKAANSIHHLVEGLTADDLLFVLISGGGSALLPAPIPPVTLEEKQYLTKQLAAKGATIQELNTVRKMLSLLKGGGLARAAYPAQVVSLIMSDVIGDNLEYVASGPTVPTLHSKDDCHKILLKYNLLSSMPESVKEVLSQSSMKMDKEETQTFAHVCNFIVGSNTIALEKAKCKSESLGYNTSVLSSVVSGDVKTVAKLYSLLIRYVCSVLAAASSKYVHVSKMKDEILQMVVNMELPDFQLDGCLELLEETQHSKKPICLLAGGETTVRLQGKGKGGRNQELALHLALELHHAKSKIPQDLLTKYEVIFLSGGTDGQDGPTEAAGAFAYSDLVDKAFAEGLNAEDFLNNNDSFTFFNKFNNGVDLIVTGLTNTNVMDMQAIIIQPNEI from the exons ATGATCACTGCATTTGGAAGATACTTCTGGCTTCATTTCAACCATCAACACATTTACAAGACCTGGAAGCCAAAGAAGCTTCATCTTCACAGTGCCTCTGTAATTAACAAAGAAATGTCCCTTCGACAGCACGGTCTGCAGATCTTTCAGGCAGCAATCAATGCTGTTTTGCCTCAAAACATGATCAAGAAGAACATTAACATAGAAGGAGACAGATTGATGATACAAAATCAGTGCTTCCCTGTCCATAAAAATGTCTACCTTGTTGGATTTGGGAAGGCAGTGTTGGGAATGGCGGCTGCTATGGAAGAGATCTTGGGAGACCATCTGCTGCAAGGCGTGATCAGTGTTCCACTTGGCATCCAAAAGATTCTTAGTGAGACAGGAAAAGa GGACATGCTTTTGAAACCTCAGACAAAAATACAAGCAATGGAAGGAGCCAAACATAACCTCCCTGATGAGAATTCTTTAAAGGCAGCCAACAGTATTCATCATTTAGTGGAAGGACTTACTGCAGATGACCTGCTATTTGTGCTTATCTCAG GTGGAGGGTCAGCTTTATTGCCAGCTCCAATCCCCCCTGTCACTTTAGAGGAGAAGCAATACCTGACCAAACAACTTGCTGCTAAGGGGGCAACAATTCAGGAGCTCAATACAGTCCGCAAGATGCTGTCGTTGTTGAAGGGTGGAGGTTTGGCAAGGGCTGCCTATCCTGCACAG GTGGTGAGTCTCATCATGTCTGATGTTATAGGTGACAATTTGGAGTATGTGGCCAGTGGCCCAACTGTACCTACCTTACACAGCAAGGACGACTGTCATAAGATACTGTTAAAATATAACTTGTTATCATCCATGCCAGAATCTGTAAAAGAAGTTCTGTCTCAGTCCAGCATGAAAATGGACAAAGAGGAGACCCAAACATTTGCTCATGTTTGTAATTTTATTGTGGGATCAAATACAATTGCCTTAGAGAAAGCAAAATGCAAATCAGAAAGCTTGGGTTATAATACTTCTGTCCTATCTAGTGTAGTCAGTGGAGATGTCAAGACTGTGGCTAAATTGTACAGTCTTTTGATTAGATatgtgtgttcagttctggcagcTGCCAGTTCAAAATATGTACATGTAAGCAAAATGAAAGATGAGATCCTGCAGATGGTCGTAAACATGGAGCTTCCTGATTTCCAACTAGATGGCTGTTTGGAACTGTTGGAGGAGACACAGCATTCCAAGAAACCAATATGCCTTTTGGCAGGGGGGGAAACTACAGTTCGACTCCAGGGTAAAGGTAAAGGAGGTCGAAATCAAGAGCTGGCCTTACATCTAGCCTTGGAACTTCACCATGCAAAATCAAAGATTCCACAAGATCTACTTACAAAGTATGAAGTTATTTTTCTTAGTGGCGGGACTGACGGACAAGATGGGCCCACTGAAGCAGCTGGTGCATTCGCTTACAGTGACCTGGTTGACAAGGCCTTTGCTGAAGGGCTGAACGCAGAGGACTTTTTAAACAACAACGACTCCTTTACCTTCTTTAACAAGTTTAATAATGGAGTGGACCTTATTGTGACAGGGCTGACAAACACTAACGTCATGGATATGCAAGCAATTATTATTCAACCCAATGAAATTTAA